The Mucilaginibacter mallensis genome has a segment encoding these proteins:
- a CDS encoding SGNH/GDSL hydrolase family protein, translating to MNKGKKLLLGLAFSFGALTAANAQSVAPFKAGDRVAFMGNSITDGGHYHAYIWLYYMTHYPNMRLTMFNVGIGGDNVKQMSDRFEYEILSKKPTVMTLTWGMNDSGYFEWFKPDAATNWAIASVDTAKARYAVLDAKLKQHPEIKKIFILGSPYDESTKSNKNRYYPGKRVAFQKLIDFQQETAKKNGWPYVDFNHPMTEINTKWQQKDSLFSLTPNDRIHPDYEGHMVMAYLFLKTQGLANKPVADFSINAKSKAVAKAVNCSITNVTGTDDNISFNYLANSLPYPMDTVAVGGGWGNHNRQSGATKYVPFTQEFNQEVLAVKGLKDGDYKLIMDGQEIGQWSAKEISEGINLAEQTYTPEYQQALAIMHMNEERWDIERRLRNYAYVEFDLLKQKGLLYADNKAAMDTVIHESKKNPFINGNKDNYIRAQYKPVRDAWQKEQDALVDEIYATNKPKTHKVTLQLVK from the coding sequence ATGAATAAAGGGAAAAAATTATTGCTTGGCTTAGCCTTTTCTTTTGGGGCACTAACCGCAGCAAATGCACAATCGGTAGCGCCTTTTAAAGCTGGCGACAGGGTAGCTTTTATGGGGAACAGTATTACCGATGGCGGCCATTATCACGCCTACATCTGGTTATATTACATGACGCATTATCCTAATATGCGCCTGACCATGTTTAACGTAGGCATTGGCGGCGATAATGTTAAGCAAATGAGCGACAGGTTTGAGTATGAGATCCTCAGTAAAAAACCAACCGTGATGACACTTACCTGGGGCATGAATGATAGCGGTTATTTTGAATGGTTCAAGCCGGATGCCGCTACTAATTGGGCCATAGCATCGGTAGATACAGCCAAAGCGAGGTATGCAGTGCTCGATGCCAAATTAAAACAACATCCTGAAATCAAAAAAATATTTATACTGGGTTCGCCTTATGATGAAAGCACTAAAAGCAATAAGAACCGCTACTACCCGGGCAAAAGGGTTGCTTTCCAAAAGCTGATCGATTTTCAGCAGGAAACAGCTAAAAAGAACGGATGGCCTTATGTTGATTTTAATCATCCAATGACGGAGATCAACACAAAATGGCAGCAAAAAGATTCCTTATTCAGCTTAACCCCTAATGATCGCATTCACCCTGATTATGAAGGTCATATGGTTATGGCTTACCTATTTTTGAAAACACAGGGCCTGGCAAACAAACCGGTAGCTGATTTCAGCATCAACGCTAAAAGTAAAGCGGTTGCTAAAGCGGTTAATTGCAGCATCACCAATGTTACCGGTACCGATGACAATATATCCTTTAATTATTTAGCTAACTCATTGCCATATCCTATGGATACTGTTGCGGTAGGTGGTGGCTGGGGAAACCATAACAGGCAATCCGGCGCAACTAAGTATGTGCCTTTTACACAGGAGTTTAACCAGGAAGTGCTTGCCGTTAAAGGGTTAAAGGATGGGGATTATAAGCTGATAATGGATGGACAGGAGATAGGGCAATGGAGTGCAAAAGAGATAAGCGAAGGCATAAATCTTGCCGAACAAACCTATACGCCCGAATATCAGCAGGCATTGGCTATCATGCACATGAACGAGGAACGCTGGGATATTGAACGCAGGCTTCGTAACTACGCTTATGTAGAATTCGATTTATTAAAGCAAAAAGGCTTGTTATACGCTGATAACAAGGCAGCCATGGATACCGTAATTCATGAATCAAAAAAGAACCCATTTATTAATGGCAACAAAGATAATTACATCAGAGCGCAGTATAAGCCGGTACGTGATGCATGGCAAAAGGAGCAGGATGCACTGGTTGATGAAATATATGCGACCAACAAGCCTAAAACGCACAAAGTAACCTTACAATTAGTAAAATAA
- a CDS encoding alpha/beta hydrolase: protein MSINHIPVKTLIVALLFFGLRSNAATVDTALTYSAAMHKNIKAVVVKPDDYSTSKKFPTVYLLHGAGGKYSDWVTNVPDKQTVQKLADLYDIIVVCPDGNVTSWYFDSPVDPAYKYETYISSELVTYIDSHYATIKDRSKRAITGLSMGGHGALYLAFRHQDVFGACGSMSGGVDLTPFPDNWDLAKRLGKYSEYPKRWEENSVINMIYLLTPDKLAITFDCGSSDFFYQVNKNLHEALLEHNIPHDFTVRPGAHTWEYWGNSINYQMLFFSRFFKK from the coding sequence ATGAGTATAAACCATATACCTGTTAAAACATTAATTGTAGCGCTGCTGTTTTTTGGGCTGCGATCTAATGCCGCCACAGTTGATACGGCGCTAACCTACAGCGCTGCCATGCATAAAAATATTAAGGCAGTTGTTGTTAAGCCTGATGACTATTCAACCAGTAAAAAATTCCCTACCGTTTATTTACTGCATGGCGCGGGCGGTAAATATTCAGATTGGGTTACCAATGTGCCTGATAAGCAAACAGTTCAAAAACTGGCTGATCTGTACGATATTATAGTGGTTTGCCCCGATGGTAACGTAACCAGCTGGTATTTTGATAGCCCGGTTGATCCGGCTTATAAGTATGAAACCTATATCTCATCAGAGTTGGTCACTTATATCGATAGTCATTATGCTACTATAAAAGATCGTTCAAAAAGAGCTATCACGGGTTTAAGCATGGGTGGTCATGGCGCTTTATACCTGGCGTTCCGCCACCAGGATGTATTTGGCGCTTGTGGGAGCATGAGTGGGGGAGTTGATTTAACGCCGTTCCCGGATAATTGGGACCTGGCGAAACGACTTGGAAAATACAGCGAATACCCAAAAAGGTGGGAAGAAAATAGCGTGATAAATATGATCTATTTATTAACGCCCGATAAGCTGGCCATAACTTTTGATTGCGGCAGCAGCGATTTTTTCTACCAGGTGAACAAAAATCTGCATGAAGCTTTGCTGGAACATAATATTCCGCATGATTTTACCGTACGCCCCGGTGCTCACACCTGGGAATACTGGGGAAATTCAATAAATTATCAAATGCTTTTTTTTAGCCGTTTTTTTAAAAAGTAA